GCTACCAGGAGGTCATCACCGACCCCTCCTACGCCGGTCAGATCATCACCTTCACGTACCCCCACATCGGCAACTACGGGGTGACGCGGGACGACGACGAGTCGCGCCGGCCGTTCTGCCGCGGTGTGGTCATCCGCGAGCTCGCCCGCCGCCGGAGCAGCTGGCGGGCCGAGGGCGACCTCGATGGCCTCCTGCGCCAGGCAGGGGTGCCCGGCATCGCCGGCATCGACACCCGGCGCCTGACCCGCCACCTGCGCGACGCCGGCTCCATGCCGGGCGCCTTCGGTACCGCCGATGAGGCGACCCTCCGCGCTGCCGCCGAGGCCGAGGCCGGCACCACCGGTATCGACCTGGTTGCCACGGTGACGACCGACGAGGCGTACACCGTCGGCCGGGGCCCCCGCCGGGTGGTGGCCTACGACCTCGGCATCAAGACCACCATCCTCCGCCACCTGAGCGGCCTCGCCACCGTGGAGGTCGTGCCCGCCTCCACCCCGGCATCCGAGGTGCTGGCCCGCGAGCCCGACGGCGTGTTCATCTCGAACGGCCCCGGCGACCCCGCATCGGTGCCCCATGTGACCGAGTCCATCCGCGAGCTGCTCGGCGAGGTGCCGGTGTTCGGCATCTGCCTCGGCCACCAGCTGCTGGGCGCCGCCCTCGGCGCCGAGACCTACAAGCTTCCCTTCGGACACCACGGCGGGAACCACCCGGTGAAGCGCCTCTCCAACGGCACGGTGGAGATCACCAGCCAGAACCACAACTTCGCCGTCGCCGAGGGCACCATCGGGTCGGCCGACGTGACCCACGTGAACCTCAACGACGGCGTCATCGAGGGCATCGCCTGCCGCGACATCCCCGCCTTCAGCGTCCAGTACCACCCCGAGGCCGGGCCCGGACCGCACGACGCCCGCTACCTCTTCGACGAGTTCGAGGCGCTGATGCACCGAGTGAAGGGTGAGGCCCGTGCCTCGTAGGGACGACATCCACACGATCCTGCTGATCGGCTCCGGCCCGATCGTGATCGGCCAGGCCTCGGAGTTCGACTACTCCGGGACCCAGGCGTGCCGGGTGCTGCGCGAGGAGGGCTACCGCGTCGTCCTCGCCAACTCGAACCCCGCCACGATCATGACCGACCCCGAGTTCGCCGATCGGACCTACATCGAGCCGCTCGACGTCGAGGTGCTCACCGCCATCATCGAGGCCGAGCGGCCCGATGCCCTCCTGCCCACCCTCGGCGGGCAGACGGCGCTGAACCTGGCCATGCAGCTGGAGGAGCAGGGCATCCTCGAGCGCTACGACTGCGAGCTCATCGGGGCCAACGCCGAGGCGATCGCCACCGCCGAGGACCGCGAGCGCTTCAAG
The sequence above is a segment of the Acidimicrobiales bacterium genome. Coding sequences within it:
- the carA gene encoding glutamine-hydrolyzing carbamoyl-phosphate synthase small subunit; this encodes MNDITETQLVLADGAVFEGEAFGAPAEVATGEVVFNTVLTGYQEVITDPSYAGQIITFTYPHIGNYGVTRDDDESRRPFCRGVVIRELARRRSSWRAEGDLDGLLRQAGVPGIAGIDTRRLTRHLRDAGSMPGAFGTADEATLRAAAEAEAGTTGIDLVATVTTDEAYTVGRGPRRVVAYDLGIKTTILRHLSGLATVEVVPASTPASEVLAREPDGVFISNGPGDPASVPHVTESIRELLGEVPVFGICLGHQLLGAALGAETYKLPFGHHGGNHPVKRLSNGTVEITSQNHNFAVAEGTIGSADVTHVNLNDGVIEGIACRDIPAFSVQYHPEAGPGPHDARYLFDEFEALMHRVKGEARAS